From a region of the Mercurialis annua linkage group LG1-X, ddMerAnnu1.2, whole genome shotgun sequence genome:
- the LOC126664294 gene encoding cysteine-rich receptor-like protein kinase 15 yields the protein MDSVKIFTILPFLLCLATISSEAQPNYLYHICQNATSYTSMGYLDNVNRVLSSISINAIDRPNGFYDTSEGDGDNRVYGLFLCFGDLSPDVCELCVKNATKEIIKHCPIQPRAIVWYDQCVLRYSDRPIYSIMDTSLAVYASSVENVTSTDQRRFDTVLKTTMRDIATLAASAPRGAIKFDVKVANVTSRINIYTLAQCTPDLTGEDCSRCLGSAISNLTYGKLGGRVLCPSCNIRYEVYPFYNETGFKREVYPLINATVVVGNTPSPQGGEGSKRLLTKIAAGVSAAIVGIVLFCSFIYAVLWRSKHQKKEEVVQLMDLRRRNDYSSDNIRGEMPVNYSQDLPTISFDIIKDATNTFSNEAKLGEGGFGPVYKGTLENGKEIAVKRLSRTSGQGLQEFMNEITLIARLQHRNLVRLLGCCLEETEKLLIYEYMPNRSLDVFLFDSNMSTHLDWQRRFMIINGVAKGILYLHEDSRLRVIHRDLKASNVLLDYEMNPKISDFGMARIFGRNDSKSTNTIVGTYGYMSPEYAMEGLFSVKSDVFSFGVLILEIISGRRNNRFYLSEEGECLLTFAWKLWHKGRGMELIDPSLVESSVATEVLKCVHIGLLCVQDEPAERPTMSSLVVMLASDTITLPQPKQPLFSVGQLVGRAAPSSSASVLKVSSVNQVTNSSVSPR from the exons ATGGATTCTGTTAAAATTTTCACTATCCTGCCCTTCTTGCTTTGCCTTGCCACCATTTCTTCAGAAGCACAGCCAAATTATCTGTACCATATTTGCCAAAACGCCACTAGTTACACCAGCATGGGATACCTGGACAATGTTAATAGAGTCCTATCTTCAATTTCCATCAACGCAATAGACCGTCCGAATGGGTTTTATGACACCTCCGAGGGCGACGGTGATAATCGTGTCTATGgactttttctttgttttggcGACCTTAGTCCAGACGTCTGCGAACTTTGTGTTAAAAATGCTACCAAGGAAATCATCAAACATTGCCCTATCCAACCCAGGGCTATAGTATGGTACGACCAATGCGTCCTGAGATATTCCGACCGACCAATCTATTCAATTATGGATACATCACTTGCTGTATATGCGTCGAGTGTAGAGAATGTCACGAGCACAGACCAGCGAAGATTTGACACGGTTTTGAAAACCACTATGAGGGACATAGCAACTCTGGCAGCAAGTGCTCCACGGGGTGCAATCAAGTTTGATGTAAAAGTAGCAAATGTTACGTCacgtataaatatatatacccTCGCGCAGTGCACTCCGGACCTAACCGGCGAGGACTGTTCTCGGTGTCTTGGGTCTGCTATCTCAAATTTGACATATGGAAAGCTAGGGGGAAGGGTCTTGTGTCCAAGCTGTAACATTCGGTATGAAGTATATCCATTTTATAACGAAACTGGGTTTAAACGTGAGGTTTATCCTTTAATCAACGCAACTGTGGTAGTGGGAAATACACCTTCGCCTCAAG GAGGAGAAGGAAGCAAACGATTGCTGACTAAAATCGCAGCAGGTGTTTCTGCAGCAATTGTGGGGATAGTACTATTCTGTTCTTTCATATATGCAGTACTATGGAGAAGTAAACatcaaaaaaagg AGGAGGTGGTTCAGTTAATGGACCTGAGAAGGAGAAATGACTATTCAAGTGATAATATTAGAGGAGAGATGCCAGTGAACTACTCTCAAGATCTTCCTACCATCTCATTTGACATCATAAAAGACGCAACAAATACTTTTTCTAATGAAGCTAAACTTGGAGAAGGCGGGTTCGGCCCGGTGTATAAG GGTACATTAGAAAATGGCAAAGAAATTGCAGTTAAGAGGCTCTCAAGAACTTCAGGTCAAGGACTACAGGAATTCATGAATGAAATCACTTTAATTGCCAGATTACAGCACAGAAACCTAGTCCGACTCCTCGGCTGTTGTTTAGAAGAAACCGAAAAGTTGCTTATCTATGAGTACATGCCCAACAGAAGCCTCGATGTCTTTCTTTTTG ATTCAAATATGAGTACACACCTTGATTGGCAAAGACGTTTTATGATCATCAATGGGGTTGCCAAGGGTATCTTATATCTTCATGAAGATTCTCGGCTAAGAGTTATTCACCGAGACCTAAAAGCCAGTAATGTTTTGCTCGATTATGAGATGAACCCCAAGATTTCAGATTTTGGAATGGCGAGAATTTTTGGGAGAAATGACAGCAAAAGTACAAATACAATTGTTGGTACTTA TGGATATATGTCTCCAGAGTATGCAATGGAAGGACTATTCTCTGTGAAATCAGATGTTTTTAGCTTTGGAGTTCTTATATTGGAAATCATTAGCGGAAGAAGAAATAATCGATTCTATCTATCAGAAGAGGGTGAATGCCTCCTCACGTTT GCTTGGAAACTGTGGCATAAAGGTCGAGGTATGGAATTGATAGATCCGTCGCTTGTAGAGTCAAGTGTGGCGACTGAGGTGCTAAAGTGTGTGCACATTGGACTTTTGTGTGTGCAAGATGAGCCGGCAGAAAGACCCACAATGTCATCTCTAGTTGTTATGTTAGCCAGTGATACTATTACACTTCCTCAACCCAAACAACCTCTATTTTCTGTTGGCCAATTAGTTGGAAGAGCAGCTCCATCATCATCAGCATCAGTTTTAAAAGTTAGTTCTGTGAATCAGGTAACTAATTCAAGTGTATCACCTCGTTGA
- the LOC126664308 gene encoding uncharacterized protein LOC126664308 isoform X3 codes for MAVSNRVPLKSFIKHFPALCTLRDALRSYCTTHSVDQIESLSIPLSGTGTNGLEFLRWRNGGGMFHKSANIDPTALVEIGAVVHSEAAVGANVLVGSGAVIGPNVVVGHFTKIVYKVSLSNCSIGVSCVIHNGVCIGQDGSNSLMAKTSCSNLEGMKWLLSNTLNCQLQRYQV; via the exons ATGGCTGTTTCGAATCGAGTTCCATTGAAATCATTCATCAAACATTTCCCCGCGTTGTGTACACTGCGCGACGCTCTCCGTAGCTACTGCACAACCCATTCGGTTGATCAAATTGAAAGCCTCTCAATACCAT TGAGCGGCACTGGAACAAATGGGCTAGAGTTTTTAAGATGGAGAAATGGAGGTGGAATGTTTCACAAATCAGCTAATATAGACCCAACAGCGCTCGTCGAAATCGGTGCAGTAGTGCATTCTGAAGCTGCTGTTGGTGCTAATGTACTTGTTGGATCAGGAGCTGTTATTGGACCTAATGTTGTTGTTGGTCATTTTACTAAGATAGTGTATAAAGTCTCCCTAAGCAATTGTAGTATTGGTGTTTCATGTGTGATTCATAATGGAGTATGCATTGGTCAAGATG GTTCCAATTCATTAATGGCGAAGACAAGTTGCAGCAACTTGGAAGGTATGAAATGGCTTTTGTCAAACACTTTGAACTGTCAACTGCAAAGATATCAG GTTTAA
- the LOC126664308 gene encoding probable UDP-3-O-acylglucosamine N-acyltransferase 2, mitochondrial isoform X4, which yields MAVSNRVPLKSFIKHFPALCTLRDALRSYCTTHSVDQIESLSIPLSGTGTNGLEFLRWRNGGGMFHKSANIDPTALVEIGAVVHSEAAVGANVLVGSGAVIGPNVVVGHFTKIVYKVSLSNCSIGVSCVIHNGVCIGQDGGKVIYSLRGFQPS from the exons ATGGCTGTTTCGAATCGAGTTCCATTGAAATCATTCATCAAACATTTCCCCGCGTTGTGTACACTGCGCGACGCTCTCCGTAGCTACTGCACAACCCATTCGGTTGATCAAATTGAAAGCCTCTCAATACCAT TGAGCGGCACTGGAACAAATGGGCTAGAGTTTTTAAGATGGAGAAATGGAGGTGGAATGTTTCACAAATCAGCTAATATAGACCCAACAGCGCTCGTCGAAATCGGTGCAGTAGTGCATTCTGAAGCTGCTGTTGGTGCTAATGTACTTGTTGGATCAGGAGCTGTTATTGGACCTAATGTTGTTGTTGGTCATTTTACTAAGATAGTGTATAAAGTCTCCCTAAGCAATTGTAGTATTGGTGTTTCATGTGTGATTCATAATGGAGTATGCATTGGTCAAGATG gGGGAAAAGTGATATATTCCCTAAGAGGGTTTCAACCTAGTTGA
- the LOC126664308 gene encoding uncharacterized protein LOC126664308 isoform X1, with protein sequence MAVSNRVPLKSFIKHFPALCTLRDALRSYCTTHSVDQIESLSIPLSGTGTNGLEFLRWRNGGGMFHKSANIDPTALVEIGAVVHSEAAVGANVLVGSGAVIGPNVVVGHFTKIVYKVSLSNCSIGVSCVIHNGVCIGQDGSNSLMAKTSCSNLEGMKWLLSNTLNCQLQRYQVCILESVDWK encoded by the exons ATGGCTGTTTCGAATCGAGTTCCATTGAAATCATTCATCAAACATTTCCCCGCGTTGTGTACACTGCGCGACGCTCTCCGTAGCTACTGCACAACCCATTCGGTTGATCAAATTGAAAGCCTCTCAATACCAT TGAGCGGCACTGGAACAAATGGGCTAGAGTTTTTAAGATGGAGAAATGGAGGTGGAATGTTTCACAAATCAGCTAATATAGACCCAACAGCGCTCGTCGAAATCGGTGCAGTAGTGCATTCTGAAGCTGCTGTTGGTGCTAATGTACTTGTTGGATCAGGAGCTGTTATTGGACCTAATGTTGTTGTTGGTCATTTTACTAAGATAGTGTATAAAGTCTCCCTAAGCAATTGTAGTATTGGTGTTTCATGTGTGATTCATAATGGAGTATGCATTGGTCAAGATG GTTCCAATTCATTAATGGCGAAGACAAGTTGCAGCAACTTGGAAGGTATGAAATGGCTTTTGTCAAACACTTTGAACTGTCAACTGCAAAGATATCAGGTATGCATTCTGGAATCTGTAGACTGGAAATAA
- the LOC126664308 gene encoding uncharacterized protein LOC126664308 isoform X2 yields MAVSNRVPLKSFIKHFPALCTLRDALRSYCTTHSVDQIESLSIPLSGTGTNGLEFLRWRNGGGMFHKSANIDPTALVEIGAVVHSEAAVGANVLVGSGAVIGPNVVVGHFTKIVYKVSLSNCSIGVSCVIHNGVCIGQDGSNSLMAKTSCSNLEGMKWLLSNTLNCQLQRYQVH; encoded by the exons ATGGCTGTTTCGAATCGAGTTCCATTGAAATCATTCATCAAACATTTCCCCGCGTTGTGTACACTGCGCGACGCTCTCCGTAGCTACTGCACAACCCATTCGGTTGATCAAATTGAAAGCCTCTCAATACCAT TGAGCGGCACTGGAACAAATGGGCTAGAGTTTTTAAGATGGAGAAATGGAGGTGGAATGTTTCACAAATCAGCTAATATAGACCCAACAGCGCTCGTCGAAATCGGTGCAGTAGTGCATTCTGAAGCTGCTGTTGGTGCTAATGTACTTGTTGGATCAGGAGCTGTTATTGGACCTAATGTTGTTGTTGGTCATTTTACTAAGATAGTGTATAAAGTCTCCCTAAGCAATTGTAGTATTGGTGTTTCATGTGTGATTCATAATGGAGTATGCATTGGTCAAGATG GTTCCAATTCATTAATGGCGAAGACAAGTTGCAGCAACTTGGAAGGTATGAAATGGCTTTTGTCAAACACTTTGAACTGTCAACTGCAAAGATATCAG GTCCATTAA